A genomic region of Aeropyrum pernix K1 contains the following coding sequences:
- a CDS encoding chlorite dismutase family protein: protein MELYIVVAGYSVRRGGSCPRGVRAAEAWRSVVSEAAESSDATVSRAYLNISGPGHLSLVAAFTEAGGLGRLRLELSRWGCVEEAVWWPAYYKESPYARSKTAEEVVEALKNSKFRFLVAYPMKKSPTWYLEPEEVRRRAMGEHIRIAMERTRENPVLSVTTYAFGIADYEFLVLYEVDSIPAWIETVEALRAAEARKWIIREEPVLLGLRL from the coding sequence TTGGAGCTATATATCGTTGTGGCTGGCTATAGTGTAAGGCGTGGGGGATCGTGTCCAAGAGGTGTGAGAGCAGCTGAAGCCTGGAGGAGCGTTGTCTCGGAGGCTGCAGAGAGTTCGGACGCGACGGTTTCAAGAGCATATCTAAACATCTCTGGCCCGGGCCATCTATCCCTGGTAGCAGCATTTACAGAAGCTGGTGGGTTAGGCCGTTTGAGGCTTGAGCTGTCTAGGTGGGGGTGTGTGGAGGAGGCTGTATGGTGGCCAGCCTACTATAAGGAGTCGCCCTACGCTAGGAGCAAGACGGCGGAAGAGGTAGTTGAGGCCCTTAAGAACAGCAAGTTCCGGTTTCTAGTTGCATATCCTATGAAGAAGAGCCCCACATGGTACCTGGAGCCCGAGGAGGTTAGGAGAAGAGCCATGGGAGAGCACATTAGAATAGCTATGGAGAGGACGAGGGAGAACCCGGTCCTCTCGGTGACTACATATGCTTTCGGCATCGCTGACTACGAGTTCCTGGTTCTATACGAGGTTGATAGTATCCCCGCGTGGATAGAGACTGTCGAGGCTTTGAGGGCAGCGGAGGCGAGGAAGTGGATTATTAGGGAGGAGCCGGTGTTACTCGGGCTCAGGCTATAG
- a CDS encoding putative RNA uridine N3 methyltransferase, producing MGGRDESLMQGWCSVMDSSSTCFEWPSRRRHNPLAVALPSSILRVEPTLLLKTLKAGQIGRVAAIYRVDEIAVFEDPDSSPRLSRLLQLLLNYQATPPHLKKRVFPLRRELKYASLMPPLKIPSHTVPAEPKVGAILDGYVESCSGKSCRVFLGSMGYGVLRGRARPGDVVTVRIGEISGGRIVLEKASWGELYYGFSVSRFKRLEEAVTSFRRRGYRVVATDKNGLCPPESWKILAEIPSAKTLVVFGGPYKGVLEYTNPYLYDGVVNVIPRQGTETVRTEEALLATLEAISVLESLRQSSGQE from the coding sequence TTGGGAGGGCGTGACGAGAGTCTAATGCAGGGCTGGTGCAGCGTTATGGACAGCAGCTCCACTTGTTTCGAATGGCCGTCTAGGAGGAGGCATAACCCTCTTGCCGTGGCCCTCCCCTCCAGCATACTCAGGGTAGAGCCAACGCTGCTTCTAAAGACGCTCAAGGCAGGGCAGATAGGGAGAGTTGCGGCCATCTACCGGGTGGACGAAATAGCTGTTTTTGAGGACCCAGACTCCTCGCCACGCCTATCGAGGCTTCTCCAACTCCTCCTCAACTACCAGGCTACACCGCCCCATCTGAAGAAGAGGGTTTTCCCCTTAAGGAGAGAGCTCAAGTACGCCTCCCTGATGCCGCCGCTTAAGATACCGAGCCACACCGTGCCGGCGGAACCTAAGGTGGGCGCCATACTGGATGGGTATGTTGAATCTTGTAGCGGTAAATCGTGTAGGGTGTTCCTGGGAAGCATGGGCTATGGAGTTCTAAGGGGTAGGGCGAGGCCGGGAGATGTAGTTACCGTGAGAATAGGCGAGATAAGTGGCGGCAGAATCGTCCTTGAGAAGGCCTCCTGGGGCGAACTATACTACGGGTTCTCAGTCTCGCGGTTCAAACGTCTTGAGGAGGCGGTCACGAGTTTTAGGAGGCGGGGGTATAGAGTCGTAGCTACAGACAAAAATGGCCTATGCCCGCCCGAATCCTGGAAGATCCTCGCCGAGATTCCCTCCGCTAAAACTCTCGTCGTTTTCGGCGGGCCCTACAAGGGGGTTCTAGAGTATACTAACCCGTATCTGTATGACGGCGTTGTCAACGTGATACCCCGTCAGGGAACAGAGACGGTGAGGACAGAGGAAGCACTGTTAGCCACACTAGAGGCTATAAGCGTCCTCGAATCTCTCCGACAGTCCTCCGGACAGGAGTGA
- the rpl3p gene encoding 50S ribosomal protein L3 produces the protein MGARKKRAPRRGSLGFSPRKRASRLVPRVKRWPEVDIGKPVPLAFLGYRAGMTHVFMVDDRPGRPTSGKEIFVPVTIVETPPMFVAAVRLYGYDPNRGRYSLGEAWAQPPPELELQRRISTLGSFDTDKMLKSLEERLDKAEDVRLIAASQPKLAGGLSKKKPDLLEIKVGGVSDVTKLFDYAKDVLGNLIAVNDVFEEGQLVDVIAVTKGKGFQGVIKRWGVKELPRWHKHRKGSRRIGARSHGRSTFWETPQAGQTGFHRRTEYNKRILMIDDDGYKVTPAGGFLRYGVVRSTFVMLSGSIPGTPKRPIVMRWAIRPPEWYLKLGVRKPEITYISLASKQGV, from the coding sequence GTGGGAGCTAGGAAGAAGAGAGCGCCAAGGAGAGGTAGCCTGGGCTTCTCGCCCAGGAAGAGGGCGTCGAGGCTTGTGCCCAGGGTTAAGAGATGGCCTGAAGTCGATATTGGCAAGCCTGTACCCCTCGCATTCCTCGGGTACAGGGCTGGCATGACCCACGTGTTCATGGTTGACGACAGGCCTGGGAGGCCGACAAGCGGGAAGGAGATATTCGTGCCAGTAACTATTGTGGAGACCCCGCCCATGTTTGTGGCTGCAGTGAGACTCTACGGTTACGACCCCAACAGGGGCCGCTACAGTCTGGGGGAGGCGTGGGCTCAGCCTCCTCCAGAACTAGAACTCCAGAGGAGGATCTCCACCCTAGGCTCCTTCGACACTGATAAGATGCTGAAGAGTCTGGAGGAGAGGCTTGACAAGGCCGAGGACGTCAGGCTGATAGCAGCCAGCCAGCCAAAGCTTGCTGGCGGTTTGAGCAAGAAGAAGCCCGACCTTCTGGAGATAAAAGTAGGCGGTGTGAGCGACGTTACCAAGCTCTTCGACTATGCAAAGGATGTCCTAGGCAACCTAATAGCAGTTAACGACGTTTTCGAGGAAGGCCAGCTCGTCGACGTCATCGCCGTGACGAAGGGGAAAGGGTTCCAAGGCGTAATCAAGAGGTGGGGCGTCAAGGAGCTTCCAAGGTGGCACAAGCATAGGAAGGGTAGCAGAAGGATAGGGGCGAGGAGCCACGGTAGGAGCACATTCTGGGAAACCCCCCAGGCAGGCCAGACCGGATTCCACAGGAGGACGGAGTATAACAAGAGGATATTGATGATAGACGACGACGGCTACAAGGTGACCCCTGCAGGCGGGTTCCTTAGGTACGGTGTTGTTAGGAGTACATTTGTAATGCTGTCGGGCAGCATACCCGGAACGCCTAAGAGGCCCATTGTGATGAGGTGGGCTATAAGACCTCCGGAGTGGTACCTGAAGCTCGGCGTTAGAAAGCCCGAGATAACCTATATAAGCCTTGCAAGCAAGCAGGGCGTCTAG
- a CDS encoding CBS domain-containing protein, giving the protein MERLAQPSRFLQRKLFEVNLLKPVTVEKEAPIGEIRRILRDTGSRIVLVVNGEGRLEGVIYRSSVILVTSRKSEAKALDIMEEPAVVLKPSYSLEEAVFSMLKFDEWYAPVVNDANRLVGVLGLETPIRLLLEAGFYRGYTASDAMTRDVEYVLEGDSLTRVWEIMVERRYAGVPVVDQRMVVRGIVTQYDLIRKGYTRLGLESEAPPHRVRVESVMTRSVIYVAESDNLEDVARIMLDRGVGRVPVVKSRDSRVLTGIIDREDLVRLYFKSRGRASL; this is encoded by the coding sequence GTGGAGAGGCTGGCGCAGCCTTCCAGATTTTTACAGAGGAAGCTGTTCGAGGTTAACCTGTTAAAACCCGTTACAGTGGAGAAGGAGGCGCCTATAGGAGAGATAAGGAGGATTCTGAGGGACACGGGCTCGAGGATAGTTCTCGTGGTTAACGGTGAGGGCAGGCTTGAGGGGGTCATATACAGGTCGTCGGTGATCCTCGTTACCAGTAGGAAGAGTGAGGCTAAGGCTCTAGATATCATGGAGGAGCCAGCAGTAGTTCTGAAGCCCAGCTACAGCCTGGAGGAGGCGGTATTTTCAATGTTAAAGTTCGACGAATGGTATGCTCCCGTTGTGAACGATGCCAACAGGCTAGTCGGCGTCCTGGGTCTCGAGACTCCCATTAGGCTACTCCTGGAAGCAGGGTTCTACAGGGGCTACACGGCGAGCGACGCTATGACTAGGGATGTGGAGTACGTGCTGGAGGGTGATAGTCTTACCCGTGTGTGGGAAATAATGGTGGAGAGGAGGTACGCTGGAGTTCCGGTGGTAGACCAGAGGATGGTTGTGAGGGGTATAGTAACACAGTACGATTTGATAAGGAAGGGTTACACAAGGCTGGGTCTGGAGAGCGAGGCACCGCCTCACAGGGTTAGGGTGGAGAGCGTAATGACCCGCTCTGTAATTTATGTGGCTGAGTCGGATAATCTAGAGGATGTTGCGAGGATCATGTTAGACCGTGGGGTCGGGAGGGTTCCCGTAGTCAAGTCTCGAGACTCTAGGGTTCTCACAGGAATTATTGATAGGGAGGATCTAGTAAGGCTTTACTTTAAGAGCCGAGGAAGGGCGTCTTTATAA
- a CDS encoding CBS domain-containing protein produces MASRVVSYMTRDVYTVSPDDTLAHARKLMLTHDISRLPVVEGSKLRGIITITDIADALVRKYPSRPANSIYVREVMARDVVTIEGTKSVKTAASLMLKHNIGGVPVVAPDGTLEGIITRTDLTRYYSEKMKGVNLVKEFMREIYAKARREHSIFYVLKLMEIDATGKVLILDGGKLVGVITKRDIAFLATPVSVHGAPKYVKIKKPLVYKDRIGSTRVYLVPLAEDVMTPNPITVEPEEDLAKAADIMVKEGVGILPVVDGDNVLGVVTKVEVLQAIVSSRRVRRRL; encoded by the coding sequence GTGGCCTCTCGAGTAGTATCCTACATGACGAGGGATGTGTATACTGTAAGCCCTGACGACACGCTCGCCCACGCTAGGAAGTTAATGCTTACACACGATATTAGCAGGCTACCGGTTGTGGAGGGTTCCAAGCTTAGGGGGATAATAACGATAACTGATATAGCCGATGCGCTGGTTAGAAAATATCCTAGCAGGCCGGCTAACTCGATATACGTGAGAGAGGTTATGGCTAGAGATGTCGTGACTATAGAGGGCACTAAGAGCGTTAAGACTGCTGCCTCGCTAATGCTGAAACATAACATAGGTGGCGTACCCGTAGTGGCGCCAGACGGCACGCTGGAGGGCATTATAACGAGGACTGACCTCACGAGATACTACTCAGAGAAGATGAAGGGCGTAAACCTAGTAAAAGAGTTTATGCGTGAAATATACGCCAAGGCGCGGAGGGAGCACAGTATATTCTATGTTCTGAAGCTTATGGAGATAGATGCCACTGGGAAGGTTTTAATCCTCGACGGAGGCAAGCTAGTCGGAGTTATAACCAAGAGGGATATAGCCTTCCTAGCAACACCAGTATCTGTTCATGGAGCTCCAAAATATGTCAAGATAAAGAAGCCATTAGTTTACAAGGATAGAATAGGCTCGACCAGGGTATACCTCGTACCCCTAGCAGAGGACGTTATGACTCCAAACCCCATTACAGTGGAGCCGGAGGAGGACCTTGCGAAGGCAGCAGATATAATGGTTAAGGAGGGAGTAGGGATCCTGCCTGTGGTTGACGGCGATAATGTATTAGGCGTGGTGACCAAGGTTGAGGTCCTCCAGGCTATAGTATCTTCGCGAAGAGTGCGTAGAAGGCTCTAG
- a CDS encoding thiamine-phosphate kinase, producing MNGFARWMDKLKVLSSEAGSKACWGYDACPAGDGIIASIDGYSMDSSRLPWMSLGDWGWKSVVAAASDVAASGGAPFHVMYSLGLDSVERAVDVARGVGEAAVWMGATVGKSDFNTSKSPWIDVAVLGKAEKPLGRFGAKPGMTLVQVGASGYGLLSHLTLQGRLSRDDLPGPVVEYTRRPKPPLRIGPELSSCEAAASIDNSDGLGASLHLLGVESGVSVVIDDILVDRHVEKVLDELGLEKWAVLQSWEDYNIVAVGGDGSIDCILRWCRRLNIECATVGYTSSDGAGRVLIEGGRREFRVSGWTWL from the coding sequence ATGAATGGTTTTGCCAGGTGGATGGACAAGCTTAAGGTGCTTTCCAGCGAGGCGGGTTCCAAGGCCTGCTGGGGGTACGATGCTTGCCCTGCAGGGGATGGCATCATAGCCTCTATCGACGGGTACTCGATGGATTCTAGCAGGCTCCCCTGGATGAGCCTTGGAGACTGGGGTTGGAAGTCGGTTGTTGCAGCCGCTTCAGACGTCGCTGCATCCGGGGGGGCTCCCTTTCACGTTATGTACAGCTTGGGTCTGGATAGTGTTGAGCGGGCTGTAGATGTTGCCAGGGGCGTGGGCGAGGCTGCCGTTTGGATGGGGGCTACGGTTGGTAAGTCTGACTTCAACACTTCGAAGAGCCCGTGGATAGACGTGGCTGTGCTAGGGAAGGCCGAGAAGCCTCTGGGGAGATTCGGTGCAAAACCAGGCATGACTCTAGTGCAGGTTGGGGCGTCGGGATACGGACTCCTCTCCCACTTAACTCTACAGGGGCGGTTGTCTAGGGATGATCTTCCAGGTCCTGTAGTCGAGTATACAAGGAGGCCTAAACCCCCTCTAAGGATAGGGCCTGAGCTATCGTCATGCGAGGCCGCCGCATCTATAGATAACAGTGATGGGCTGGGGGCTTCCCTCCACCTTCTAGGAGTTGAGAGTGGAGTATCAGTTGTGATCGATGATATTCTCGTTGACAGGCATGTGGAGAAGGTGTTGGATGAGCTGGGTTTAGAGAAGTGGGCTGTTCTCCAGAGCTGGGAGGACTATAACATAGTAGCTGTAGGGGGTGATGGCTCGATAGATTGTATACTGCGCTGGTGCAGGAGACTTAATATAGAGTGTGCAACAGTAGGTTACACCTCCAGCGATGGTGCTGGCAGGGTTCTCATAGAGGGTGGTAGGAGGGAGTTTAGAGTTTCAGGGTGGACCTGGCTTTAG
- a CDS encoding Mrp/NBP35 family ATP-binding protein, producing the protein MSTQEGGRASKGFRVSRSEYKAIAERMKTIQEQQMKIVRNMRRIRYKIAVISTKGGVGKSFVTASLAAALAAEGRRVGVFDADISGPSVHKMLGLQTGMGMPSQLDGTVKPVEVPPGIKVASIGLLLPMDEVPLIWRGAIKTSAIRELLAYVDWGELDYLLIDLPPGTGDEVLTITQIIPNITGFLVVTIPSEIAKSVVKKAVSFAKRIEAPVIGIVENMSYFRCSDGSIHYIFGRGAAEEIASQYGIELLGKIPIDPAIRESNDKGKIFFLENPESEASREFLKIARRIIEIVEKLGPKPPAWGPQME; encoded by the coding sequence TTGTCTACTCAGGAGGGTGGCAGAGCTTCTAAGGGATTCAGGGTAAGTAGGAGTGAGTACAAGGCTATCGCGGAGCGGATGAAGACAATTCAGGAGCAGCAGATGAAGATAGTTAGGAATATGAGGAGGATTAGGTACAAGATAGCTGTTATAAGCACGAAAGGAGGTGTGGGGAAAAGCTTTGTTACCGCTAGCCTCGCGGCAGCCCTCGCTGCGGAGGGGCGAAGGGTTGGAGTTTTTGACGCAGATATAAGCGGTCCTAGCGTTCATAAAATGCTCGGCCTCCAGACGGGCATGGGTATGCCCTCGCAGCTCGACGGCACTGTAAAGCCCGTGGAAGTTCCTCCGGGAATTAAAGTAGCTAGCATAGGGCTGTTGCTGCCCATGGATGAGGTGCCCCTAATCTGGAGAGGGGCCATAAAGACGAGTGCCATCAGAGAGCTGCTTGCATACGTCGACTGGGGAGAACTCGACTATCTCCTCATAGACCTACCTCCGGGAACAGGTGATGAGGTCCTCACGATAACCCAGATAATACCCAACATAACGGGCTTCCTGGTAGTCACGATACCCAGCGAGATAGCTAAGTCTGTCGTTAAGAAGGCTGTCAGCTTTGCCAAGAGGATAGAAGCCCCTGTGATAGGAATAGTCGAGAACATGAGCTACTTTAGGTGTAGCGACGGATCCATACACTATATCTTCGGCCGCGGCGCGGCTGAGGAGATCGCGTCACAGTATGGTATAGAACTCCTCGGCAAAATACCCATAGACCCTGCGATAAGAGAGTCGAACGATAAAGGCAAAATATTCTTCCTAGAGAATCCAGAGAGCGAAGCTTCGAGAGAGTTCCTTAAGATAGCCCGCAGGATAATAGAGATAGTTGAGAAGCTAGGCCCAAAGCCTCCTGCGTGGGGTCCCCAGATGGAGTAG
- the rpl4p gene encoding 50S ribosomal protein L4, with protein sequence MYMEQEKIVPVYDERGGEKDSVVLPQIFRFPVRKDLIRRAFLSEFTARLQPKGRDPMAGKRTSAVSLGVGRGVARVPRIKGSLRAALVNMARGGRAAHPPRVEKVLKEYINKKEKRLATISAISATSREDLVRQRGHRFSAETLPIVLDSSVLAKISTAREARSLLESVGVYEDVLRAKEGKRYNAGKGKMRGRRYKVPKSVLFVLEDPRSPLALAVKGMPGVDVVTPTLLSVLHLAPGGHPGRLTIYTTEALKLLSRRFEVTLP encoded by the coding sequence CTGTATATGGAGCAGGAGAAGATAGTTCCTGTCTACGACGAGAGGGGAGGAGAGAAGGACTCTGTAGTCCTCCCCCAGATCTTCCGCTTCCCCGTACGCAAGGACCTCATACGAAGGGCCTTCCTAAGCGAGTTCACAGCCAGGCTACAGCCCAAGGGCAGAGATCCAATGGCAGGAAAGAGGACGAGCGCTGTAAGCCTGGGAGTCGGCCGGGGCGTCGCCCGTGTCCCAAGGATTAAGGGGAGTCTGAGGGCAGCCCTTGTCAACATGGCGCGCGGCGGCAGGGCTGCCCATCCGCCCCGTGTCGAGAAGGTCCTGAAGGAGTATATAAATAAGAAGGAGAAGAGGCTTGCAACTATAAGCGCTATATCGGCTACCTCCAGGGAGGACCTGGTAAGGCAGCGCGGCCACAGGTTCAGCGCCGAGACTCTACCTATAGTCCTAGATTCCAGTGTGCTTGCCAAGATCTCAACGGCGAGGGAAGCCAGATCCCTGCTAGAGTCCGTGGGAGTCTACGAAGACGTACTCCGCGCTAAAGAGGGGAAAAGGTATAACGCGGGTAAGGGTAAGATGAGGGGGAGAAGGTATAAGGTGCCGAAGAGTGTCCTCTTCGTGCTAGAAGACCCAAGATCGCCACTGGCACTTGCCGTAAAAGGCATGCCTGGAGTAGACGTAGTAACTCCCACGCTTCTAAGCGTCCTACACCTAGCCCCCGGGGGCCATCCCGGCAGGCTAACAATATACACTACAGAAGCGCTTAAGCTCTTAAGCAGGAGGTTCGAGGTGACTCTACCATGA
- the cobA gene encoding uroporphyrinogen-III C-methyltransferase, with product MARCRGKVVIVGGGPGDPGLITVKGMKALEEADAILYDRLAPKGLVEKLQTPALKIYVGKKPGEGMSQEEINRLMEILACRGMTVARLKGGDPYTYGRGEEECMYLMEKGVECIVIPGVPSYIAASALHGIPLTSRGISSSFAVITGKEAPGKPAGKRVKLEDIARSVDTLVILMGASTSAELAERLIKVLPPETPVAIASSVSTPEAETLVTDLRGLRELGRQGRVKSPAVIIVGEVVKLRDRLYKEA from the coding sequence TTGGCGAGATGCCGAGGGAAGGTCGTTATAGTGGGGGGTGGACCCGGAGACCCGGGCTTGATAACCGTCAAGGGGATGAAGGCTCTAGAGGAGGCCGACGCCATACTCTACGATAGACTGGCTCCTAAGGGTCTTGTGGAGAAGCTGCAGACACCAGCACTAAAGATATATGTGGGTAAGAAGCCTGGAGAGGGTATGTCGCAGGAGGAGATAAACAGGCTTATGGAGATCCTTGCATGCAGGGGCATGACTGTAGCGAGGCTGAAGGGCGGCGACCCCTATACATACGGCAGGGGAGAGGAGGAGTGCATGTACCTTATGGAGAAGGGGGTAGAATGCATTGTTATACCCGGCGTGCCAAGCTATATAGCTGCTTCAGCCCTCCACGGGATACCGCTAACCAGCAGGGGCATCTCCTCCTCGTTCGCCGTAATAACAGGCAAGGAAGCCCCCGGGAAGCCGGCTGGTAAGAGGGTAAAGCTGGAGGATATAGCGCGCTCCGTAGACACCCTGGTAATACTTATGGGCGCCTCAACGTCGGCTGAATTAGCGGAACGCCTAATTAAAGTGCTACCGCCTGAGACGCCGGTAGCTATAGCCTCGAGCGTGTCAACGCCGGAAGCGGAAACTCTGGTGACCGATCTTAGAGGGTTGAGGGAGCTCGGTAGGCAGGGCAGGGTGAAAAGCCCAGCAGTTATAATAGTGGGTGAGGTAGTAAAGCTGAGGGACAGGTTATACAAGGAGGCGTGA
- a CDS encoding 50S ribosomal protein L23: MKPEEVIIRVYVTEKTTRMLEEENTLTFIVRREATKNDVKRAVEQLFGVKVEKVRTLITPRGYKKAYVKLAPEYKALDVATKLGAV, from the coding sequence ATGAAGCCTGAGGAGGTAATAATTAGGGTATACGTAACGGAGAAGACCACTAGGATGCTCGAAGAGGAGAACACCCTGACATTCATAGTAAGGAGGGAGGCCACGAAAAACGATGTGAAAAGGGCCGTGGAACAGCTCTTCGGGGTGAAGGTGGAGAAAGTTCGCACCCTCATAACGCCGCGCGGATATAAGAAGGCTTACGTCAAGCTAGCGCCAGAGTATAAGGCCCTCGATGTGGCCACGAAGCTAGGAGCAGTATAG
- a CDS encoding CBS domain-containing protein, protein MSRRGGAPSRPPRPPIRYVATAPKPSRVVTRSRPEGVRWLRADGTPNWSQRVRRLPGDAKELASRPAVSVHKSAPILSAAEKIASHRVRGLVVIKGSGDAVLEGILLATDLVNYLGGGDYFQIVENRHRDSIYSALRKEVVATIMNRHPIAVSVSDDLDTILRIMVGEGIGFLPVLYDDGTLHGVITERNILGRIADIPFDKKVGDYMTATIVGVDPEAPLKEAMRSMVTYGFRRLLVISSSTGEIKGVITAKDIVAYFGEHEAFKNAPSGKVSEAISIPVYMVMSPEVYTIDEKASVADAARRMVELGVDSLIVVDGGEAKGIITERDVLVASVVEGER, encoded by the coding sequence ATGAGCAGGAGGGGGGGAGCTCCAAGTAGACCCCCGAGACCGCCTATAAGATATGTAGCTACAGCACCGAAACCCAGCCGCGTTGTGACCAGGTCTAGGCCAGAGGGTGTTAGGTGGCTAAGGGCTGACGGTACTCCCAATTGGAGCCAGCGGGTGAGACGGCTGCCCGGAGATGCCAAAGAGCTGGCTTCAAGGCCAGCAGTTAGTGTACACAAATCCGCTCCCATACTCTCAGCAGCCGAGAAGATAGCCTCTCACAGAGTTAGAGGCCTAGTGGTTATCAAGGGCAGCGGCGACGCTGTGCTAGAAGGTATACTCCTCGCCACCGATTTAGTCAACTACCTGGGCGGGGGCGATTACTTCCAGATTGTTGAGAACCGGCATAGAGACAGCATATACAGCGCTCTGAGGAAGGAAGTAGTGGCAACCATAATGAACAGACACCCTATAGCGGTGAGTGTTTCAGACGATCTAGACACGATACTTAGGATAATGGTTGGGGAGGGTATTGGCTTCCTCCCTGTACTCTATGACGATGGCACCCTACATGGGGTCATAACAGAGAGGAACATACTAGGTAGGATAGCTGATATACCCTTTGACAAAAAAGTGGGCGACTACATGACGGCAACAATAGTGGGTGTAGATCCTGAAGCACCGCTTAAGGAGGCTATGAGGTCTATGGTCACATATGGGTTCAGGAGGCTTCTAGTGATTTCATCATCGACAGGCGAGATCAAGGGTGTTATAACAGCCAAGGACATTGTAGCCTACTTCGGCGAGCACGAGGCTTTCAAAAACGCCCCTAGCGGTAAGGTGAGCGAGGCTATATCAATCCCAGTCTACATGGTGATGTCGCCAGAGGTGTATACCATAGATGAGAAGGCTAGTGTGGCTGACGCTGCGAGGAGGATGGTCGAACTCGGCGTAGACAGCCTTATAGTGGTTGATGGCGGCGAGGCCAAGGGGATAATAACGGAGAGGGACGTTCTAGTCGCGTCGGTCGTTGAGGGTGAAAGATAG